Proteins from one Fragaria vesca subsp. vesca linkage group LG6, FraVesHawaii_1.0, whole genome shotgun sequence genomic window:
- the LOC101309181 gene encoding putative ribonuclease H protein At1g65750-like — MSMLLRTVLWVVLICAGVETNSVNPALVLLLGRTTLQRFSAVRKLFPLIALTKLLQVLDQETVKQITGIPIPVSNQRDECIWGPATDGRFSIKLKTTDRLSKFGYIDDNSCPLCDNDNETADHLFGHCDFTTEVFRLVGISAPMDWHKGYLKVLREMFINQPYDKFLFAKVLIIYWQIWKARNDTIFRDVITTATNVVATAAFHFNETALYKAVVGGGISQTTPSTIRWLPPHNNFIKINFDGSVQGRSAVGGFVFRNSDGNVILAAAKGLGSTTIPTAEATALRDNLVKARDRGYMNVQVEGDSKLVIDAINGKLSPPWRLQKIVQDIRTIATSFSSVCFNHVYREANFVADAFANEGHQLPNGREWQDGYSAAVAKALVPTTLVTSYFERNSKIGPD; from the exons ATGTCTATGCTGCTGCGAACTGTCTTGTGGGTTGTTCTAATATGTGCAGGTGTTGAAACTAACAGTGTGAATCCTGCTCTAGTTCTGCTTCTTGGTAGAACTACTTTGCAGCGATTCTCTGCTGTCCGAAAGCTTTTTCCTCTCATTGCTCTCACC AAGCTGTTACAGGTACTCGATCAAGAAACTGTTAAGCAGATTACTGGAATACCAATTCCTGTCTCTAACCAACGTGATGAGTGCATATGGGGCCCCGCAACCGATGGCAGATTCTCCATCAA GTTAAAAACAACAGATAGGTTATCAAAATTTGGGTATATTGATGATAACAGCTGTCCATTGTGTGACAACGACAATGAAACTGCTGATCACCTATTTGGTCATTGTGACTTCACTACTGAGGTTTTCAGGCTTGTAGGAATCAGTGCTCCTATGGACTGGCACAAAGGATATTTAAAGGTCCTTCGAGAAATGTTTATTAACCAACCGTATGATAAGTTTCTTTTTGCAAAGGTCCTTATCATATATTGGCAGATATGGAAAGCAAGAAATGACACCATATTCAGAGATGTGATTACCACCGCTACTAATGTTGTAGCAACTGCTGCCTTTCATTTTAATGAAACTGCCTTGTACAAGGCTGTTGTTGGGGGAGGTATTTCTCAAACCACTCCTTCCACCATAAGGTGGCTACCCCCTCACAACAACTTCATCAAGATTAATTTTGATGGTTCTGTTCAAGGAAGATCAGCTGTAGGAGGTTTCGTTTTTAGAAACAGTGATGGGAACGTGATTCTTGCTGCTGCAAAGGGTTTAGGAAGTACTACTATTCCAACAGCTGAAGCCACGGCTCTGAGAGATAATCTTGTCAAAGCTAGAGACCGAGGCTATATGAATGTCCAAGTGGAAGGTGACTCGAAGCTGGTGATTGATGCCATCAATGGGAAATTATCCCCTCCTTGGAGATTGCAGAAGATTGTCCAAGATATTCGGACTATTGCTACCTCTTTCTCCTCAGTTTGCTTTAACCATGTATACAGAGAGGCAAACTTTGTGGCAGATGCTTTTGCAAATGAAGGCCACCAACTCCCGAATGGTCGTGAGTGGCAAGATGGATACTCAGCAGCTGTTGCTAAAGCGCTCG TTCCAACAACTTTGGTGACGTCATATTTCGAGAGGAATTCAAAAATTGGACCCGACTAA
- the LOC101300643 gene encoding serine/threonine-protein kinase-like protein At3g51990-like, producing the protein MGYLSCKAESAISVANSQTPSSASSSSHEKPIKIQHFDYSDLVAATNGFSDQKLLGRGSHGYVYKAVLRGRLVAVKRPSSARCQLPRPTSVSGPEPTNEVDNEIEILSKIHSPRLVNLLGFSNDSKDRLLVVEFMSNGTLYDVLHSSSTNNNKPPSWGRRIRLALQTAKAIDTLHSSNPPVIHRDIKSANVLIDRSYNARLGDFGLALRCHLDDYKLRSTPPAGTMGYLDPCYVTPDNLSTKTDVFSFGILLLEIISGRKAIDVGFSPPSIVDWAIPLIKRGKLITVYDPRIVPPKDPVVRKQLAVIAAKCVRSCRERRPSMKEVVVWLTGLSKLVPLHSWNNFNNPCTMVETMGQPVESRASQMNLKPHGFGEEHFESMEAKLARQAMRNSRRVYSDLGFSSNLMELMAGTDEESEFRGKGDGHEPNSKPVNRVSRFSSARYFSRGSNQSTPSNGREVPHLNRNHSFGQRSFICSKRDDTISHASDIQFAA; encoded by the coding sequence ATGGGGTACCTTTCTTGCAAAGCTGAATCTGCTATCTCCGTCGCCAATTCCCAGACCCCATCGTCAGCATCATCATCATCCCATGAGAAACCCATCAAGATCCAACACTTCGATTACAGTGATCTCGTGGCTGCCACCAATGGCTTCTCTGATCAGAAGCTTCTAGGCAGAGGCAGCCATGGCTATGTCTACAAAGCTGTACTCCGTGGCCGCCTTGTTGCCGTCAAGAGACCCTCCAGTGCTCGCTGCCAACTTCCCAGACCCACCTCGGTTTCTGGGCCTGAACCCACCAACGAGGTCGACAACGAGATCGAGATCTTGTCAAAGATTCATAGCCCAAGACTTGTCAATCTTCTTGGGTTCTCCAACGACTCGAAAGATAGGCTGTTGGTGGTGGAGTTCATGAGCAACGGTACTCTCTATGATGTCTTACATTCTTCTAGTACTAATAACAATAAGCCTCCCAGTTGGGGAAGGAGAATTAGATTAGCTTTGCAAACTGCTAAGGCCATTGACACTTTACATTCATCAAACCCACCTGTAATTCATAGAGATATTAAGTCTGCAAATGTTCTTATTGACCGTAGTTACAATGCTCGGTTGGGGGATTTTGGGTTGGCTTTAAGGTGCCATTTGGATGACTATAAGCTCCGGTCAACCCCGCCGGCGGGAACTATGGGGTATTTGGATCCTTGTTATGTGACCCCGGATAATTTGAGCACTAAGACTGATGTGTTTAGTTTTGGGATTTTGTTGTTGGAGATTATAAGTGGGAGGAAGGCTATTGATGTCGGGTTTTCGCCACCTTCAATTGTGGATTGGGCTATTCCGCTTATAAAGAGAGGGAAGCTAATTACTGTTTATGATCCTAGGATTGTGCCTCCTAAAGACCCTGTTGTGAGGAAGCAGCTGGCTGTCATTGCAGCAAAATGTGTGAGGTCTTGTAGGGAGCGGAGGCCGTCGATGAAGGAGGTGGTGGTTTGGCTTACTGGGTTGAGTAAATTGGTCCCTCTGCATTCATGGAATAATTTTAACAATCCATGTACGATGGTGGAGACCATGGGGCAACCGGTTGAATCAAGGGCTTCACAGATGAATTTGAAGCCACATGGGTTCGGAGAAGAGCATTTTGAAAGCATGGAAGCTAAGTTGGCTAGGCAAGCTATGAGGAATTCGAGGAGGGTTTATTCTGATTTGGGGTTTAGTAGCAATTTGATGGAGCTTATGGCTGGTACTGATGAAGAGTCTGAATTTCGGGGTAAGGGAGATGGACACGAGCCCAATTCTAAGCCAGTAAATCGGGTTTCTAGATTTAGCAGTGCAAGATACTTTAGCCGAGGGAGTAATCAGTCAACGCCTAGTAATGGGAGAGAAGTCCCTCATTTGAATCGAAATCATTCATTCGGACAGAGGTCATTTATATGTTCAAAAAGAGATGATACCATTTCGCATGCAAGTGATATCCAGTTTGCTGCATAA